The uncultured Paludibaculum sp. sequence AGAGTTTGGTGAAGCTGCCGGCCAAGCCGTAGTTGTTGAATCCGCTCTGACGGTGATCGCCACCGCCGAGAGAAGGCTGAGTACTGACGTCGAAGCGCGGAAACATCAGCCGGTCCACGGCGGAGTCGAGGGCCGTGGGCAGGCCGAGGCTTGACGGCACGAAGCCGAGGCCCTGATTGTCGTAGAGAAAGCGATTGCGCGCAAAGGACACGCGCAGGTTGAGGAGCGCGGTCGGAGTGACGGTGTTGGTGTAGTCCACCACGACATTACGCCCGAAGTCGTTGTTGTTGATGCGGCCTTCGGCAATGCCTGTCTCGCCGGGGAAGAGTTGCGGCGGCCCGTTGAAGTAGCGGCGGTAAGAGAAGCGGCCGAAGAGGCGTTGCCTGTCGGTGAGGTTGTGATCGACACGCACGTCGAAGTTGTCGGTGTTGAACTGAGCCGAGCCTGTGTTGTAGAAGTTGTTCCGGCCAATCGAATCGCCAGGCTGATTCGCGGTGGGGTAATACTTGATCACGTTGCGGGCGACGGCGTCCCAGCGAGCGGAAGGGATCAGGTTGCCCGGAAAAGCGTCGCGAATGGAACCCGAGCCGGACGGGTTCGCGCGTGTCGTGAACGGATCGAAAATGGTGATACCCTGCGTCGCCGTGGCGCGCGTTTGCGAGAAATCGCCGGCGCGTTCCAGGGCCGTCGGCACGGTAGTGAGTCGCTCCGAGAAACTGCGCTCGCGAAGCCCTTCAAAGGCGGTGATGAAGAACAGCTTGTTGCGCAGGATGGGTCCGCCGAGGTTTCCACCAAATTGGTTGCGCTTGAAGCTCGACAAGCCCACGCCGCGCTGGTTGGCGTAGAAGTTGTTGGCGTCCAGCACGGAGTTGCGCAGGAACTCAAACGCGCCGCCGTGGAAGTTGTTGCCGCCCGATTTGTAAACGAGATTGAGTACCGCTGTCATGCTGCGCCCGAACTCGGCGGGGAAATTCTGAGCCTGCAGCTTGAACTCGGCCACGGCATCGACTGAGGGAAAGACGGAGACGCCCGCAAATCCGTTGACCGTGGGAAAGGCGGCGCTGGAGCCATCCACCAGCACATCGAACGTGCCGCCGCGCGCGCCGTTCACACTGAAGCTCACGCCATTGTGGGCGTTGCCGATGCTGCCCGCCAGTCCGGGTGTAAGGTTGACCAGGCTGTAGACGTTGCGGGTGTTCAGGGGCAATTCGGCGATCCGTTTGTTGTCGACCACTTTGCCGACGGAAGATGAGGTGGCCTCGACGACCGCTGCGTCGCCGGTTACTTGGACACTGTCACTAACGGCACCCACCTGCAGCGCAACATCGACGCGCGCCTGCTGCTGAATCTGAACCCGGATACCGGTCTGTGCGAAGGCCTTGAAGCCGGAGGCCGAAACACCGACGGCATAGTCGCCCGGCGGCAACAGCGGAGCCGTGTAGTCCCCTTCCCCATTTGTCGTGACTTCCAGTTTGGCGCTAGTGCCGGTGTTGGTAACTGTCACTTTGGCGTTGGCAACCACGGCGCCGCTGCCATCTGTGACGGTGCCGATGATAGTCCCGGTTGCTGTTTGCGGCCATGCCACTGGGGCGCAGGCCAGTAGTGACACTACGAGCAGGAGTGCGTTCTGTTTCATTGGTGAGTGTGACCCTTTGAGGGAGGCTATCAAATGGGCGTTACGATCGCTTCAATAGACGGTGAGCTTTGAGTAAATTACACGCCGGCTGCACGATGCCATACTAGCCAGTCGAAGCGGCTCCTGACGCCTGCAACAGCCTGAAAGGACTGGTGATCGTGGATCACTGCCAGCGGAGTGGAGGGGCCCGTGGGACAGGCCCGCCAGACGAGCGTTACAGACTTCACATTTCTTCAGACCACGGGCAGGTGGAACACGCGATGTTAGCGAGCCAGCCTGCGGCGGGCCCAAAGCCCTAACAATGCGGAACCGGAAAGTAGGAGAGTGGACGGCTCAGGGACTTCTCCGGCCGTTGAGACGTCATACAACATCTCAACGCGGCTGATGCTTCCGGAGGCCTCTGCCCACACGTTTTGCGCGGGTGTGCTTGCGAGCACATACTGCATCCCCAGTCGCTGCAAAGTGACCGACTGCCCAAAGATGTCGGTGACATAGTCGCCGGAGGCATAGGAGTTGACGTTGCCTCGTTGACCCAGGATTCCAATGTAGTCGCCGGCGTGCACCTGAATGCTGACCGGGACGATGCCGGCGCTAACATCGTTGACTGTCCTGAATAACGAGGTGAAGTCATTTGTCGTCGTGGAGTACTCAGGAGGGGGCGCATCGAAACGCAGTACCTCGATATTCATTGGATCCGAGCTCGCATCGGTGGGAATGTAGAGCCCCACGATGTCAAAGGCAACGGGCGCCTGAAACCAATAGCCGCGGACGTTGCCGGGAAATGCTGACGACTGGCCAGGCAGTGGCAATGCGACCGGGGCCGCGCAAAGCGAAGATACGCCCAAAACTAGAGCGAATAAAAACCGCATAAGTCTCCTCCAGGTAGTCAACTTACCATCACAGGGCGGGCCCCGCAAGCGGTGAAGCGCCTACGGCGTATTCCGCTGGCCGTAAGGGGTATAAGGCCCGCTTTAAGGCGCTCTAGGTGGATCCACGTAAGTGATTGGGACACCTGTCGGATTCGGGCCGGAGCAGCCCCGTGCTGGCGAACTCATCGGCCGGGCCTGCGAGGACCGGCAAAATAATGCCTAATCGAATACTGGATCCCTGCCGATAATCAAGGAAGGTCCTGCTATGTCGTGTCTCGGTAGGGCTCCGCGGCAACTGCAACTTCAGTTGAGGAGAAGGT is a genomic window containing:
- a CDS encoding PEP-CTERM sorting domain-containing protein, with translation MRFLFALVLGVSSLCAAPVALPLPGQSSAFPGNVRGYWFQAPVAFDIVGLYIPTDASSDPMNIEVLRFDAPPPEYSTTTNDFTSLFRTVNDVSAGIVPVSIQVHAGDYIGILGQRGNVNSYASGDYVTDIFGQSVTLQRLGMQYVLASTPAQNVWAEASGSISRVEMLYDVSTAGEVPEPSTLLLSGSALLGLWARRRLAR